A portion of the Stigmatella aurantiaca DW4/3-1 genome contains these proteins:
- a CDS encoding sigma-54-dependent transcriptional regulator, whose protein sequence is MSEPLKGNVLLVEDDRAVAKVLGALLTQAGLTVHTAWSGEEALTLLRQMPIDVVVSDVRMPGMSGMELLTEVTRSCPEVPVVLMTAHGTVPMAVEAMRAGAADFILKPFDRQEILFTLRKTLLRAQGEPPPAVLRTGAFVGRSAAMAEVEALLTRAAAGTATVLLRGESGTGKELAARALHDASPRRSGPFVKLHCAALPETLLESELFGYEKGAFTGAAARKPGRVELAHGGTLFLDEIGDITLSVQVKLLRLIQEREFERLGGTQTLKVDVRFVAATHRSLEEMVKRGEFREDLFYRLNVVPVGLPPLRARPEDIEPLARHFLEAHAKANGRQPFTLTPEALQTLQAQPWPGNVRQLQNFMERLVVLSDGPLLTGGDVARELARQPGLTPSFAPSAPASPPLPPTAPSGTEPGTLDAQRRGTERQALLDALQRARDNRTLAARLLGVSRRTLYNKLEEHGLL, encoded by the coding sequence GTGAGCGAGCCGCTGAAGGGAAACGTGCTGCTGGTGGAGGACGATCGGGCCGTGGCCAAGGTGCTCGGCGCGCTGCTGACGCAAGCAGGGCTCACGGTCCACACCGCCTGGAGCGGGGAGGAGGCGCTCACCCTGCTGCGGCAGATGCCCATCGACGTGGTGGTCAGCGATGTGCGGATGCCAGGCATGAGCGGCATGGAGTTGCTCACCGAGGTGACACGCTCGTGCCCGGAGGTCCCCGTCGTGCTGATGACGGCCCACGGCACGGTGCCCATGGCGGTGGAGGCCATGCGGGCGGGCGCGGCGGACTTCATCCTCAAGCCGTTCGACCGGCAGGAGATCCTCTTCACCCTGCGGAAGACGCTGCTGCGGGCGCAGGGCGAGCCGCCCCCCGCCGTCCTGAGGACGGGAGCCTTCGTGGGCCGGAGCGCCGCGATGGCCGAGGTGGAGGCCCTGCTGACCCGCGCGGCGGCGGGCACGGCGACAGTGCTGCTCCGGGGCGAGTCCGGGACCGGCAAGGAGCTGGCCGCCCGGGCACTGCACGATGCGAGCCCCCGCCGGAGCGGCCCCTTCGTGAAGCTGCACTGCGCGGCCCTGCCGGAGACGCTGCTGGAGAGCGAGCTGTTCGGCTACGAGAAAGGCGCCTTCACCGGCGCGGCGGCGCGCAAACCGGGCCGGGTGGAACTGGCCCACGGGGGCACCCTCTTCCTGGATGAGATCGGTGACATCACCCTCTCGGTCCAGGTGAAGCTGCTGCGGCTGATCCAGGAGCGCGAGTTCGAGCGGCTGGGCGGCACGCAGACGCTGAAGGTGGACGTGCGCTTCGTGGCGGCCACCCACCGCTCCTTGGAAGAGATGGTGAAGCGGGGCGAGTTCCGGGAAGACCTCTTCTACCGACTCAACGTGGTGCCGGTGGGACTGCCCCCGCTCCGGGCGAGACCCGAGGACATCGAACCGCTGGCACGGCACTTCCTGGAAGCGCACGCCAAGGCCAACGGACGGCAGCCCTTCACGTTGACCCCGGAGGCCCTTCAGACCCTCCAAGCCCAGCCCTGGCCGGGCAACGTGCGGCAGCTCCAGAACTTCATGGAGCGGCTGGTGGTGCTCTCGGATGGGCCCCTCCTCACGGGAGGCGATGTGGCGCGCGAGCTGGCACGGCAACCCGGGCTGACGCCCTCGTTCGCCCCTTCCGCACCGGCGAGTCCGCCCCTTCCGCCCACCGCGCCTTCGGGCACCGAGCCCGGAACGCTGGACGCCCAGCGCCGGGGAACGGAACGGCAGGCGCTGCTGGATGCCCTCCAACGGGCGAGGGACAACCGGACGCTCGCCGCGCGCCTGCTCGGCGTCAGCCGCCGCACCCTCTACAACAAGCTCGAGGAGCACGGCCTGCTGTGA
- a CDS encoding two-component system sensor histidine kinase NtrB, with protein sequence MSGWAWLSLMACAGQLALAGLALARVGKSPLALPLSLLSIALSMWNFANFAFAVSGEEGWRLVNLGATVLAAPCAVHFILSFTGQRRRFAGGLIATYALYCALAILAFSALGSPWLAERATSPAFARLSLALVAPLLAAGWGLLLLHLHRSVRLDERLRTGLLLLGLVLLVALPGTDLMAALGLSVPRLGTLGTLLGLPVMATVALRFHLFGKDLSIGAALYAVTLAVVGVLAYLIVFRLFAAEQGALIAATTAITLALLAATRRGVSAFVLQRERLEHLATLGRFSAQMAHDLKNPIAALKGAAQFLKEEHTQGHSWEDKGDFLDLLLEQVERLDRVVSTYQRLGRVEPLTRPLDVNRLVEDVLGLQAFAGFPHVKLERALARDLPLCAGDHDLLANALENLVRNACEAMPRGGTLTVRTRREDPDGRSVMLCVEDTGEGMDARTRERAFDEFFTTKASGSGLGLAFVRRVVEAHGGEVSLTSREGHGTILLLRLPAQEAPSGASVSGERAP encoded by the coding sequence ATGAGCGGATGGGCGTGGCTGAGCCTGATGGCGTGCGCGGGGCAGCTCGCCCTGGCGGGGTTGGCGCTGGCGCGGGTGGGCAAGAGCCCCCTGGCCCTGCCGCTGTCGCTGCTGTCCATTGCGCTGTCCATGTGGAACTTCGCCAACTTCGCCTTCGCCGTCTCCGGTGAGGAGGGGTGGCGGCTGGTCAACCTCGGGGCCACCGTGCTGGCGGCCCCGTGCGCGGTGCACTTCATCCTCTCCTTCACCGGGCAGCGCCGCCGGTTCGCCGGGGGGCTCATCGCCACCTATGCCCTTTATTGCGCCCTGGCCATCCTGGCCTTCTCGGCGCTGGGCTCCCCGTGGCTCGCCGAGCGCGCCACCTCGCCGGCCTTTGCCCGCCTCTCGCTGGCGCTCGTCGCCCCGCTGCTGGCGGCCGGGTGGGGGCTGCTGCTGCTGCACCTGCACCGCTCGGTCCGGCTGGACGAGCGGCTGCGCACGGGGCTGCTGCTGCTGGGCCTGGTGCTGCTGGTGGCGCTGCCCGGCACGGACCTGATGGCGGCGCTGGGGCTGAGCGTTCCCCGGCTGGGGACGCTGGGCACGCTGCTGGGCCTGCCGGTGATGGCCACCGTGGCCCTGCGCTTCCACCTCTTCGGCAAGGACTTGTCCATCGGCGCGGCCCTGTACGCGGTGACGCTGGCGGTGGTGGGGGTGCTCGCCTACCTCATCGTCTTCCGCCTCTTCGCCGCCGAGCAGGGGGCCCTCATCGCCGCCACCACCGCCATCACCCTGGCGCTCCTGGCCGCCACGCGCCGGGGGGTGAGCGCGTTTGTCCTCCAGCGCGAACGCCTGGAGCACCTGGCCACCTTGGGCCGTTTCTCCGCGCAGATGGCGCACGACCTGAAGAACCCCATCGCCGCGCTCAAGGGGGCCGCGCAGTTTCTCAAGGAGGAGCACACCCAGGGGCACTCCTGGGAGGACAAGGGCGACTTCCTGGACCTGCTGCTGGAGCAAGTGGAGCGGTTGGACCGGGTGGTGAGCACCTACCAGCGGCTGGGACGGGTGGAGCCGCTGACCCGCCCCCTGGACGTGAACCGGCTGGTGGAGGACGTGCTGGGGCTCCAGGCCTTCGCGGGCTTCCCCCACGTGAAGCTGGAGCGCGCCCTGGCTCGGGACCTGCCCCTGTGCGCGGGCGACCACGACTTGCTGGCCAACGCGCTGGAGAACCTGGTGCGCAATGCCTGCGAGGCCATGCCCCGGGGCGGAACCCTCACGGTGCGCACCCGGCGGGAGGACCCGGACGGCCGAAGCGTGATGCTGTGTGTGGAGGACACGGGCGAAGGCATGGATGCGCGCACACGCGAGCGGGCCTTCGACGAGTTCTTCACCACGAAGGCCTCGGGCAGTGGGCTGGGCCTGGCCTTCGTGCGCCGGGTGGTGGAGGCCCATGGCGGCGAGGTGTCCCTGACGAGCCGCGAGGGGCACGGTACCATCCTCCTCCTGCGCCTGCCCGCCCAGGAGGCGCCCTCAGGAGCCAGCGTTTCAGGAGAGAGAGCCCCGTGA
- a CDS encoding protease inhibitor I9 family protein, with protein sequence MKNSAAVREDPQTVSQSLAQRFGGRLNQVFRHALNGFLVALKEADARALSADPQVAYVEEDGWVYPDAVQGGATGGLDRVDQRSLPLDGNSPYDATDSGVHAYVIDSGIRASHSRTRARSRLPGPPRPSPLAPPSRMTLAPTAPCSVTGAAIAGTGVGLRARPTAGPGRHPRPWPPSGARRPRAPPRARPRNSRACR encoded by the coding sequence ATGAAGAACAGCGCGGCCGTGCGGGAGGATCCCCAGACGGTGTCCCAATCCCTCGCGCAGCGGTTCGGTGGCCGGCTGAATCAGGTCTTCCGCCACGCGCTGAACGGCTTCTTGGTCGCCTTGAAGGAAGCGGATGCCCGGGCCCTGTCCGCCGATCCTCAGGTGGCGTACGTGGAGGAGGATGGCTGGGTTTATCCGGATGCGGTGCAGGGCGGGGCCACCGGGGGGCTGGACCGGGTGGATCAGCGCAGCCTGCCGTTGGATGGCAACTCCCCGTATGACGCGACGGACAGCGGGGTTCATGCCTACGTCATCGACTCGGGAATTCGCGCCAGCCACTCACGGACGCGTGCACGCAGTCGCCTGCCCGGACCGCCGAGGCCCTCACCGTTGGCGCCACCGAGCCGCATGACGCTCGCGCCTACTGCTCCATGTTCAGTGACAGGGGCGGCGATCGCCGGGACGGGGGTTGGGCTCAGAGCACGCCCAACCGCCGGGCCCGGGCGGCATCCACGGCCGTGGCCTCCCAGCGGCGCACGGCGGCCTCGCGCTCCGCCTCGGGCGCGTCCGCGTAATAGCCGAGCGTGTCGTTGA
- a CDS encoding FrgA protein: MPARLAQFLVARGLLPQETAEAALRQQQTRGGAIDTALLELGVGNEASLLELLGEVSGYRPVNLADFEPNSDVATFIPPKIADRLCVVPLSLDGNSLHVACGYPVPRKELDEVGFLLGKPLELWVATELRVREWISAVYKQPLAPRFAHLMASLNSRPAAAPAQAPAPPPPPAEALDEEAALTASMVERLARSVATEPLSMEAKKTPALSPSTLPPGVATPPPAPPAYTREPLRLNMPANAPAGAAPSPPPRGPAAPAATPPPPAPPAYTREPLRLNMPASPPMPPPAPPPAYTREPLRLNMPAAPTPAPAASRPAASPAAAAPMPVPTGGPGPTTLVPLVVAPSAAPPGSAPVLPKPAEPQFLVFSNPTPAVPASRPRAAFPPEAPAAPASPPGAAARPPASPAQDVPDWTLAQARAALKEATRERERLIDVALRFGRRTFDYVAAFAVLRGTAVGWEARGEGLQGEPLAQVSIPLDAGSVFRTIAVTRGSYAGPLPPDALTRHYLELFGRQPPRAVFLYPVEVRGRLVALLYGDCGLKPVSQRRLSDYILFCQDLPSAFQELILFRKQRLTELRVPDTSEEAAPTGAAPVPAPAVVAGLGWSPFFGRASGTLGRAATMPPRVMSEERPPPDFAPLLRRLTGPDAAQRAHAMAELARTPEASARVLASSFPGPTAWSRLPVVELPEADELGPIPAALSRLGRPAAQALAPLLDATDADTRYLALLTAGNLPYVDLVDGVLRGLFDFEPDISSAARVAASALKHLPRFDAAMKELRQELSNRDPLRRSLAARALGSLHDRDAIEGLIHLTGGEDEMCAQAAAEALREVTRATFGLNPRQWMAWWVENRTRRRADWLVAALRHRELDVRLASIEELSRALNDTLGYYADAPEAEREAAVRRWEATAVDAARARRLGVL, from the coding sequence ATGCCAGCCCGACTCGCTCAATTCCTGGTCGCGCGCGGCCTTCTCCCCCAGGAGACGGCGGAAGCCGCCTTGCGTCAGCAGCAAACCCGGGGCGGCGCGATCGACACGGCGCTGCTGGAGCTGGGCGTGGGGAACGAGGCGAGCCTGCTCGAGCTGCTGGGGGAAGTGTCCGGCTACCGGCCCGTGAACCTGGCGGACTTCGAGCCCAACTCGGACGTCGCCACCTTCATCCCCCCGAAGATCGCTGACCGGCTGTGCGTGGTGCCGCTGTCGTTGGATGGCAACTCGCTCCACGTCGCCTGTGGCTATCCCGTGCCCCGCAAGGAGCTGGACGAGGTGGGGTTTCTGCTCGGCAAGCCGCTGGAGTTGTGGGTGGCCACCGAGCTGCGCGTCCGCGAGTGGATCTCCGCCGTCTACAAGCAGCCACTGGCCCCGCGCTTCGCGCACCTCATGGCCTCGCTCAACAGCCGCCCCGCGGCGGCCCCCGCGCAGGCCCCGGCCCCCCCTCCTCCGCCGGCCGAGGCCCTGGACGAAGAGGCGGCCCTGACGGCGTCCATGGTGGAGCGGCTGGCACGCTCCGTGGCCACGGAGCCCCTCTCGATGGAGGCGAAGAAGACCCCTGCGCTCAGCCCCTCCACGCTCCCTCCGGGCGTGGCCACGCCGCCTCCCGCGCCCCCCGCCTATACCCGTGAGCCGCTGCGGCTCAACATGCCCGCCAATGCCCCGGCGGGGGCTGCGCCCAGCCCCCCGCCTCGCGGACCGGCGGCCCCCGCCGCCACGCCCCCGCCCCCCGCGCCCCCGGCGTACACGCGCGAGCCGCTGCGCCTCAACATGCCGGCCAGCCCGCCCATGCCCCCGCCGGCCCCGCCCCCGGCGTACACGCGCGAGCCGCTGCGCCTCAACATGCCGGCCGCGCCCACCCCGGCCCCCGCGGCCTCCCGGCCCGCGGCGTCTCCGGCGGCCGCGGCCCCGATGCCCGTGCCCACGGGCGGTCCGGGCCCCACGACCCTGGTCCCCCTCGTGGTCGCCCCTTCCGCCGCCCCGCCGGGCTCCGCTCCGGTGCTGCCCAAGCCCGCCGAGCCCCAGTTCCTCGTCTTCAGCAACCCCACCCCGGCCGTCCCGGCGTCCCGCCCCCGGGCCGCCTTTCCCCCCGAGGCCCCCGCGGCCCCCGCGAGCCCTCCCGGCGCCGCGGCCCGGCCTCCGGCCTCTCCGGCGCAGGACGTGCCGGACTGGACGCTGGCGCAGGCCCGCGCTGCCTTGAAGGAGGCCACCCGGGAGCGGGAACGGCTCATTGACGTGGCCTTGCGCTTTGGCCGCCGCACGTTCGACTACGTGGCCGCCTTCGCCGTCCTGCGGGGCACGGCGGTGGGCTGGGAAGCCCGTGGCGAGGGCCTTCAGGGCGAGCCACTCGCCCAGGTGTCCATCCCGCTCGATGCGGGCAGCGTGTTCCGCACCATCGCCGTCACCCGCGGCAGCTATGCCGGTCCGCTCCCTCCGGACGCGCTGACCCGGCACTACCTGGAGCTCTTCGGGCGCCAGCCCCCGCGCGCCGTCTTCCTCTATCCCGTGGAGGTGCGAGGCCGGCTCGTCGCGCTGCTGTACGGGGACTGCGGGCTGAAGCCGGTGAGCCAGCGGCGGCTCTCCGACTACATCCTGTTCTGCCAGGATCTCCCGAGCGCCTTCCAGGAGCTCATCCTCTTCCGCAAGCAGCGGCTGACGGAGCTGCGGGTGCCAGACACCAGCGAAGAGGCCGCCCCCACCGGCGCGGCCCCCGTCCCCGCCCCCGCCGTGGTGGCGGGCCTGGGGTGGAGCCCTTTCTTCGGCCGCGCGAGCGGCACCCTGGGCCGCGCCGCGACGATGCCGCCCCGGGTGATGAGCGAGGAGCGTCCGCCGCCGGACTTCGCGCCGCTGCTCAGGCGCCTCACGGGACCGGATGCCGCCCAGCGCGCCCACGCCATGGCGGAGCTGGCCCGCACCCCCGAGGCCAGCGCCCGCGTGCTCGCCTCGAGCTTCCCCGGCCCCACCGCCTGGAGCCGCCTGCCCGTGGTGGAGCTGCCCGAGGCGGACGAGCTGGGCCCCATCCCCGCCGCGCTGTCGCGGCTCGGCAGGCCCGCGGCCCAGGCCCTCGCGCCCCTGCTGGACGCGACGGACGCGGACACGCGCTACCTCGCGCTCCTCACTGCCGGCAACCTGCCCTACGTGGATCTGGTGGACGGGGTGCTGCGGGGCCTCTTCGACTTCGAGCCGGACATCTCCAGCGCCGCGCGCGTGGCCGCCTCCGCGCTCAAGCACCTGCCCCGCTTCGACGCGGCCATGAAAGAGCTGCGCCAGGAGCTGAGCAACCGCGATCCGCTGCGGCGCTCGCTGGCGGCACGGGCCCTGGGCTCACTGCACGACCGCGACGCCATCGAGGGCCTCATCCACCTCACCGGCGGCGAGGACGAGATGTGCGCCCAGGCCGCCGCCGAGGCCCTGCGGGAAGTCACCCGGGCCACGTTCGGCCTCAACCCCCGCCAGTGGATGGCGTGGTGGGTGGAGAACCGCACCCGGCGCCGCGCGGACTGGCTCGTGGCCGCCCTGCGGCACCGGGAGCTGGATGTGCGGCTGGCCTCCATCGAGGAGCTGAGCCGCGCCCTCAACGACACGCTCGGCTATTACGCGGACGCGCCCGAGGCGGAGCGCGAGGCCGCCGTGCGCCGCTGGGAGGCCACGGCCGTGGATGCCGCCCGGGCCCGGCGGTTGGGCGTGCTCTGA
- a CDS encoding RDD family protein produces MSKCLKCGYELPTIGECVACAVTVKQPPPTRPPLLDKDIRIDRRTPERTPSGSQPSVPSFSELARGPTPSQSALQAVEADEPETIKDAPLPAPMAPPPPAAPRARMPEPVPAPPPPLRHTPAPVPVVTFAPTARPSPGPGEEPTPRHPSQGLPLPAIAHAAAPAPQRPRGATAPQPTPGIQEVHARPASLWRRLLSFSIDTAALVGVAALYITLASSIAGVKAPSSQGLTELDTLAAWLHALQSVLVPGFFLLLVLALVYCTVAAFLWNGRTLGRLLLGLRLVDTHGMAPAPGRAMVRALLSAVSFGLFLGGFWMALFDRRGQTLHDKLTSTFVVQPS; encoded by the coding sequence TTGTCCAAGTGCCTGAAATGCGGCTACGAGCTGCCCACCATCGGGGAGTGCGTCGCCTGTGCGGTGACCGTGAAGCAGCCTCCCCCGACCCGTCCCCCGTTGCTCGACAAGGACATCCGGATTGACCGGCGGACGCCGGAGCGAACCCCCTCGGGTTCCCAGCCATCCGTGCCGAGCTTCTCGGAGCTGGCGCGAGGGCCCACGCCTTCCCAGTCCGCCCTCCAGGCCGTCGAGGCCGACGAGCCGGAGACGATCAAGGACGCGCCCCTCCCCGCGCCGATGGCCCCGCCGCCGCCCGCCGCGCCGCGCGCCCGGATGCCGGAGCCTGTTCCCGCCCCCCCTCCGCCCTTGCGCCACACCCCGGCGCCCGTGCCGGTGGTCACCTTCGCGCCCACGGCGCGCCCCTCGCCGGGCCCCGGTGAAGAGCCGACACCGCGGCACCCGTCACAGGGCCTGCCCTTGCCGGCCATCGCCCACGCGGCGGCGCCCGCGCCGCAGCGTCCCCGGGGGGCCACGGCCCCGCAGCCCACGCCCGGCATCCAGGAGGTGCACGCTCGCCCCGCGTCGCTCTGGCGGCGCCTGCTGTCCTTCAGCATCGACACCGCCGCCCTGGTGGGGGTGGCCGCCCTCTACATCACCCTGGCGTCCTCCATCGCGGGGGTGAAGGCCCCTTCGTCCCAGGGGCTCACCGAGCTCGACACCCTGGCCGCGTGGCTGCACGCGCTCCAGTCTGTCCTGGTGCCCGGCTTCTTCCTCCTGCTGGTGCTGGCCCTCGTCTACTGCACGGTGGCCGCGTTCCTGTGGAATGGGCGCACCCTGGGCAGACTGCTGCTGGGGCTCCGGCTGGTCGACACCCACGGCATGGCCCCCGCGCCGGGCCGCGCCATGGTCCGGGCGTTGCTCTCGGCTGTCTCTTTTGGACTGTTCCTGGGCGGATTCTGGATGGCCCTGTTCGACAGACGCGGACAAACCCTCCATGACAAGCTCACGTCGACGTTTGTCGTTCAACCGAGCTGA
- a CDS encoding GlsB/YeaQ/YmgE family stress response membrane protein yields the protein MGIIAFIIIGLIAGLIARAILPGRQSMGLIATTLLGMVGSLVGGLVGSLFARDGRLFDVHPTGILMSVIGSIVVLLLVGAAGRRRIHA from the coding sequence ATGGGCATCATCGCATTCATCATCATCGGTCTCATCGCGGGTCTCATCGCACGTGCCATCCTGCCGGGCCGCCAGAGCATGGGGCTCATCGCCACCACGTTGCTGGGCATGGTCGGCTCACTGGTGGGCGGCCTCGTCGGCTCGCTCTTCGCTCGGGATGGACGGCTCTTTGATGTGCACCCCACGGGAATCCTGATGTCCGTCATCGGATCCATCGTGGTCCTCTTGCTGGTGGGGGCCGCCGGACGGCGCCGCATTCACGCCTAG
- a CDS encoding 16S rRNA (uracil(1498)-N(3))-methyltransferase, producing MVRLFVPLPEHPPTEVLLSGDRHHYLLHVLRLSEGASLEVFDGTGRAFEARVAAVDAREARLTLGAARSTPPRRALSVLQGLPKGDKLEWVLQKGTELGAAAFYPVDTARSVVKLEPKRAGERTLRWEKIVEEAARQCRRNDVPQVHPPAALLDRARALPPGTQLLVLDEEETAVPLGEAFRACAPGAPVALVVGPEGGLTREEVAALRALGARGVTLGALILRTETAALAALAVMAHLEGELG from the coding sequence TTGGTTCGCCTCTTCGTCCCCCTTCCGGAGCACCCGCCCACCGAGGTGCTCCTCTCCGGAGACCGCCACCACTACCTGCTGCACGTGCTGCGGCTGAGCGAGGGGGCTTCGCTGGAGGTCTTCGATGGAACGGGCCGCGCCTTCGAGGCGCGGGTGGCCGCCGTGGACGCGCGCGAGGCCCGCCTCACGCTGGGGGCCGCCCGGAGCACGCCCCCGCGCCGGGCGCTCAGCGTGCTGCAAGGGCTGCCCAAGGGCGACAAGCTGGAGTGGGTGCTCCAGAAGGGCACCGAGCTGGGCGCCGCCGCCTTCTACCCCGTGGACACCGCGCGCAGCGTGGTGAAGCTCGAGCCCAAGCGTGCCGGGGAGCGCACCCTGCGGTGGGAGAAGATCGTCGAGGAGGCCGCGCGCCAGTGCAGGCGCAACGACGTGCCCCAGGTCCATCCTCCCGCCGCCCTGCTCGACCGCGCCCGGGCGCTTCCGCCCGGCACGCAGCTCCTGGTGCTGGACGAAGAGGAGACGGCGGTGCCGCTGGGCGAGGCCTTTCGCGCCTGTGCCCCCGGGGCCCCCGTGGCCCTCGTGGTCGGGCCCGAGGGAGGCCTGACGCGTGAGGAGGTGGCCGCGCTCCGGGCGCTGGGGGCGCGGGGGGTCACGCTCGGGGCGCTCATCCTGCGCACCGAGACGGCGGCGCTGGCCGCGCTCGCGGTGATGGCCCACCTGGAGGGCGAGCTTGGATAG
- a CDS encoding DUF962 domain-containing protein, protein MLNPRLLALFDDYASSHQHPTNRLTHKVAIPVIVLHIIAMLDWVRLVAIPVLPGGALTLGMVVWGLATLWYLRADLKLGLIVSIATALCFPLGRMLPVWAVIALAIGGWLIQLAGHAVWEKKSPSFLSNMVHALVGPMFFVAMLMGEYAVKPQHPAASASRA, encoded by the coding sequence ATGCTCAACCCTCGCCTCCTCGCCCTTTTCGACGACTACGCCTCGTCCCACCAACACCCCACCAACCGGCTCACCCACAAGGTGGCGATTCCCGTCATCGTCCTTCACATCATCGCCATGCTGGACTGGGTGCGGCTCGTGGCCATCCCCGTGCTGCCCGGGGGCGCGCTGACGCTGGGCATGGTGGTCTGGGGCCTGGCCACGCTCTGGTACCTGCGGGCCGACCTGAAGTTGGGCCTCATCGTCTCCATCGCCACCGCGCTCTGCTTCCCGCTGGGCCGGATGCTGCCGGTCTGGGCCGTCATCGCCCTGGCCATTGGCGGCTGGCTCATCCAGCTCGCCGGCCATGCCGTCTGGGAGAAGAAGTCGCCCTCCTTCCTCTCCAACATGGTCCACGCCCTCGTGGGGCCCATGTTCTTCGTCGCCATGTTGATGGGGGAGTACGCCGTCAAGCCCCAGCACCCGGCGGCGTCGGCCTCCCGCGCCTGA
- a CDS encoding BlaI/MecI/CopY family transcriptional regulator gives MKKPVGEQELVVLRYVAEHGPATVGEVAERFGEPQGLARSTILTVMERLRLKGYLTRRKVEGVFQYASPVPPGELLRGVVDDFVQRTLSGSLSPFVTYLAEAEDVSDDELKQLQDAVARLRQKRRKD, from the coding sequence ATGAAGAAACCGGTGGGAGAGCAGGAGCTGGTGGTGCTGCGGTACGTGGCGGAGCACGGCCCGGCCACCGTGGGCGAGGTGGCCGAGCGCTTCGGGGAGCCGCAAGGCCTGGCGCGCTCCACCATCCTGACGGTGATGGAGCGGCTGCGGCTGAAGGGCTACCTGACGCGGCGCAAGGTGGAGGGGGTGTTCCAGTACGCCTCGCCCGTGCCCCCGGGGGAGCTGCTGCGGGGCGTGGTGGATGACTTCGTGCAGCGGACACTCTCCGGCTCGCTGTCGCCGTTCGTCACCTACCTGGCCGAGGCGGAGGATGTGTCCGACGACGAACTGAAACAGCTTCAGGACGCCGTGGCGCGGCTGCGCCAGAAGCGGCGGAAGGACTGA